One genomic region from Gemmatimonadota bacterium encodes:
- a CDS encoding DUF1800 domain-containing protein: MTLRFSLIVLCCGALLAIAPVNAELQLSYKAEGLSKEQAAAYLLERFAFGARPGEVEKVAQMGPEKWLAQQLKGNLPDADLDKRLEAFPALKMTQFEMSETYVQSGRIRRILERQGVVDPAKMDRKEMYQKIRAYRKEHGLRSYNALFNHEIQSQKVMRAVYSENQLTEVLTDFWFNHFNVTTRDGGARGYVLSYERDAIRPNVLGKFRVILGATAKHPAMLYYLDNTQSRMAPPSQRNQAKPKQEVASGEMGMDGGMMGGEAMAQPPPKNRRKYGLNENYARELMELHTLGVDGGYTQQDVTEVARVLTGWAAMPYKNARKNLEKQIAKGSKKLIREGEFVFRRDWHDQKAKVVLGEKFPARGGMEEGERVLDMLTEHPSTARFISTKLARRFINDSPPEALVERMAKTFRETDGDIAAVMATLAQSREFWAEAKKRSKMKSPFELVVSSLRALEADVKNPQPMMGWFYRMGEPLYGYVPPTGFPDYAESWANAGTLIARMNFGVHLAAGKIRGIELKRLPRDSGLTTDEALAVYGKLLLPAQDTSAIASEV, translated from the coding sequence ATGACATTGCGCTTTTCACTTATTGTTTTGTGCTGTGGTGCGTTGCTTGCGATAGCTCCTGTGAATGCTGAGTTGCAACTGTCCTACAAAGCAGAGGGGCTGAGCAAGGAGCAGGCTGCGGCGTATCTCTTAGAGCGATTTGCCTTTGGTGCGCGGCCCGGTGAAGTGGAAAAGGTGGCGCAGATGGGTCCCGAGAAATGGCTGGCACAGCAGTTGAAGGGCAATTTGCCAGATGCTGATTTGGACAAGCGATTGGAAGCGTTTCCGGCGTTGAAGATGACGCAGTTTGAAATGTCTGAAACTTATGTGCAGAGTGGGCGGATTCGCCGAATACTGGAGAGACAGGGCGTGGTTGATCCCGCAAAAATGGATCGCAAAGAGATGTATCAGAAGATAAGGGCGTATCGCAAGGAGCACGGGTTGCGTTCTTACAACGCGCTTTTTAATCATGAAATTCAGAGCCAGAAAGTGATGCGGGCGGTGTATAGCGAGAACCAACTCACTGAGGTGCTGACGGATTTCTGGTTTAATCACTTTAACGTGACCACGCGCGATGGTGGGGCGCGCGGTTATGTGCTCTCTTATGAGCGCGATGCGATTCGTCCCAATGTGTTGGGCAAGTTCCGCGTGATTTTGGGTGCGACGGCAAAGCATCCGGCGATGTTGTATTATCTGGACAATACCCAGTCGCGTATGGCACCGCCATCACAGCGGAATCAGGCAAAGCCCAAACAGGAGGTGGCATCGGGTGAGATGGGTATGGATGGTGGTATGATGGGCGGTGAGGCTATGGCGCAGCCCCCTCCAAAAAACAGACGCAAGTATGGTTTGAATGAGAATTACGCCCGCGAGTTGATGGAGTTGCACACGCTGGGTGTGGATGGTGGATACACGCAGCAGGATGTTACAGAGGTCGCGCGTGTGTTGACGGGTTGGGCTGCGATGCCTTATAAAAATGCGCGGAAAAATCTCGAGAAGCAAATCGCAAAAGGAAGTAAAAAACTCATTCGCGAGGGCGAATTTGTGTTCCGCAGAGACTGGCACGATCAGAAGGCTAAGGTGGTGTTGGGTGAGAAGTTCCCTGCAAGGGGTGGCATGGAAGAGGGCGAGCGCGTTCTGGATATGCTGACCGAACACCCTTCAACTGCGCGTTTTATTTCTACGAAGCTGGCGCGTCGGTTTATAAACGATAGCCCTCCCGAGGCGCTGGTCGAGCGGATGGCGAAGACATTTCGCGAGACGGATGGCGATATCGCTGCTGTGATGGCTACGTTGGCGCAGTCTCGAGAGTTTTGGGCAGAGGCGAAGAAGCGGAGCAAGATGAAGTCGCCGTTTGAGTTGGTGGTGAGTTCTCTCCGCGCATTGGAAGCCGATGTGAAGAATCCACAGCCGATGATGGGCTGGTTTTACCGCATGGGTGAGCCGCTGTATGGCTATGTGCCGCCTACGGGTTTTCCGGATTATGCCGAGTCGTGGGCGAATGCGGGTACGCTGATTGCGCGCATGAATTTCGGCGTTCATCTGGCTGCGGGCAAAATTAGAGGGATTGAATTGAAGCGGTTGCCCAGGGATAGCGGTCTGACAACGGATGAGGCATTGGCGGTTTATGGCAAGTTGCTGTTGCCTGCTCAGGATACGAGTGCTATTGCATCAGAGGTG